The following DNA comes from Lemur catta isolate mLemCat1 chromosome 8, mLemCat1.pri, whole genome shotgun sequence.
ATCAGGGTCGGTGCCTGGCGGCTGGGACGAGAGCTGGAGGCTCTGGGAAGAGCACACTGCATGTGGGGGGCACCTAGCCTGCTTCTCGCTTCAGCTGGAATGGCTGTATGTACCTCTCTGTAATCCAGTTGCGGATTTGGGTCTTTGTTCAGGTTACATGAATAATTAGCACAAACATGGTCAATGTCCCTTCCAGCAGGGGAATTTATAGGCAGGTCCTATAGGGATTTGCAGACCAAGTGACAATGATATcagattgaaaaatgaaaacGATTTGCTGGGCACAATTGAACTACAgaaatacttatattttctttataaatttggacccatgtttttctttttggcacTTAGTGGATCTGAGAAACTAACATCTTGGGGCAAAGGGCTGAGGAAACTGACTGCACAGACTTGCTGGCTGAACTTCACGTTGCTGTCCACAGCCTCTGCTGCGTAGTCACACCAGCCTGCAGCCCGAAACCCTCTCTGGTACTGCTGCAAAACAGACAAGCTGTGATGGGGAGAAAATATACTGCAAAGTCCTCAGGAAAGAAGAAGCCCTGAGATCTAGTGCTACGCAGCCGTTCCAGATGTCTTCAGGAGAACTGATAGGAATACGGTGGCAGACACCACTTTTGGCCTAGGATCACATCTCTTTGTGCACAACCCCCCACCCAAAGACGCTTCACAGCAGAACTGCTCCATCTTTGACCTGGCCTCAGCTCAGACGTGCCTCTGGATCTAGGAGTTTCTCCTTGAATGTTGTCTCACAGAAAGTGGTCTCTCACAAAAATCCTTAATGCTTCTAAAGACTACTCATGGTCTAAATCATAAGATACCACTTTTCTTTCAATATGCATCTTCAAAGTGAATGATGATGATTCCCTTTAGTGAATGATCATCTAGTTTTCTCTCCAGGCGTAAAAGAAACATAGATGCTGCACGAAGGTTTTCCTATCAGAAATGGACTCCTCTGTCTGGCAACAGGACACAGATTAGATGATTTCTCAAGGCCCCTCAGGCTTATAAATtcaaaaaagattagaaaagaattaacaaaagCATAAATCACAGTTTAAGTTAATAAATAAGatctaaaatgaattagaaagaaaccagaaacatTAACAATACTCCAATCACAGAGAAATGAATTTAGACAGAAAAGCGAACAGCAATTCACTTGAAGGCAAGTAGTGGGGCCCAAGACTGAAGAGAGACAAGTGAACCCAGATAAACCCGTGTCCATCAATACCTGCTCGGTCAGCACAACCGGATGGCATTAACTGTGTAGTCAGGGAAATGGAAAAGCTAAATGAATAATACCAAACTCCAAATGTGCACTGCTAGGTGAATTTATAGGGGAGTAAACAGACAAAAGGCTGCTCAGAAGAGATGGAACTCCGCCCTCCAGGCTAGGAGGAAATGGCCCCAGGAGATGGAAATCTAAAGTAAATGCAGTTACCTGTGTTTTGGTAATAAATGTCTCTCTGAAATTTTGTTTGAATTGGTTCTTTTTGAATAAAACAGGATTTTGAATGCATTTGGGAAAACTGTCTATCTCTAAAGGAAACTCTCATCTCAAAATCGAATTCAAATCATAGATAGAAGTCAGACTGTCAAGTGCTGTGTTTGGGAATGAGAGTCCCGGGCAGCGGGGCAGGAAGGCTGGTGCATCAGCGTCCTCGACTTGCTCTGCCAGCCCTGACCGTCTGCCGGAGGCCTTTTAAGGAAGATTAGGATTTTCTAGGATGTGGGATATGGGCAACCAAAATAAAcgcaaataaaaacttttaatgataaatttttattttattagaaaatttagaaaatagctGTTGAAAAACAGGAATATGAGATAGAAAAGGAGCAGAGAAAACCACATAAATGGGAAGGAAATACAAACATCAGGAAGTATCTTGGGAATCATGATCCTCTTTGACTCAGCTCAGTGATGTGGACTCTTCTTTTTGGCTGTTTGCTAGTAGGTAGGAAACTTTTCCGAAAGAAAGACTagaaacattcaaagaagaaaagacaaaagccTAAAATCCAGGGGCAAAGTCACAGCCCAAGAGGATAACTACCAGCACACTCAGGGGACAGGTAAGGAAGGTGAACAAGGTGGAAGAAAGTCCCCAGTGTCTCCGGCCCAGGGACAGAGCCTGGGCCTGCCCCCCTGCCTAGCAGCAGCACTGCCTCTTGCAGCTGCAGCTCTGCCGGCAGCAGCACTTCTGCTGGCAACAGCCCTTCCCGCAGCCCCCGCCGCAGCCACACGAGCTGCAggagcggcggcagcagcagatCACGGGCGCGCTGCAGCACCCCCCACAGCAGCCGcggcagcaggggcagcagctggagcagcagcCCACCCGGGAgcacctgcagctgctgcagccgCCACAGCCACCGCAGCCGCCGCAGCCACCACCACAGCCACCACCGCAGCCACCACAGCCGCCACCGCTGCCACCACCGCAGCCACCACAACTTCCACAGCCACAGCAACCCATGGTGTCAGTAGAGAGGACTCAGgcgaagggaggagagaggactcAGGAGAGGTGAGGGAGGACTGATGCCGCCTTCTGCCGGGGGAGGCCCTTATATACCAAGgctggaagaggagagggaagacaCATGATCACTTCCTTGTTATTGTCTATTTTAGTTTCTATAGAAAAACTCAGACTCCTCCTGTTTATTTCCATACTAGACATCTTTAGTCTCATTAAGTCGCTTATTTTCAGTTTAGCTAAATTTACCTCTGTTCCAACTGCTGGCAATATTTAGCAGAGAATCTATCCCTGTTTTCAAATACAGCAGTCTTGGAATAGATGAGCCAGGAAGATACATCTGCCCATTGACGTTTTCCTTGCTCACTAATATTTTTCCAAGGGAATCATATACTTCCCTTCAAACATCTCCAGAAAAAATTTCTAGGGCTTACTTCAGTAGGAGGAGAACATAGAACTTAATATAAAGGAAGCAGCTTGCAATACCTGCTGTTTTCATCATGGTCTAATACGTGGATctatgttccttttttatttccttttttaaattaattaattaatttgtctattttttgagacaaagtctcactctgtcaccctgtaGTGACAGGCTatagtgccatggcatcattattgctcacagcaacctcaaactcctgggctcaagcgatcctcctgcctcagcctccccagtagctgggagtacaggcatgcgccaccacactcagctaatttttctacctttagtagagacagggtctcactgagATCTACAGtcttttaaagtcttatttttcaCAAGAAGACCTTCGGTCTCAAATATCGTTGGTGAAATTTTCCCAAATGtaagatcattttttttctttctttctaggaggggagggaagcatcaccagaacttctgaaaatgatCTGAACAATGAAGGAGCTATAATTCTCCGCCCACTCAGGTCTAGACCAGAGCTGCCAATAGAACTttctgggaagatgaaaatgCTCTATTCTGAGCTGGCCAATAAGGTAACCACTTGTCACATAGGACTATTGAGTACTGAAAATATGACTCATGAAGCTAAAGAACAAAATGTTTCACTCCATTAATTTTGGTTACTTTAATTACCCCTATGTGGTGAGCGGCTGCCATACTGGACAGCACAACTCCAGACTGTAGTTCCCTGAGAGGAGGAGCTACACGTCGTCGTTCTTGGGTTCAATTCGTCAGAAGTTTAATAATTGTCTACTATACTCCAGACAGTAGCACTTGGGAGAGTAAGATGGACGAGAGATGAAACTGGCCTTAAAGAAGTATGTAAGGTTCATCaaataagacagacacagaagCAAACCATAATTCGATAGGAAAAGCCCCATACCAGAAGGCCAAATGGAAAACATACAGGGGATCCATTAGTTAAattctcagtgcctagcacagttcCTGACATATGACACAGTCATTTCTGCTATAACACttgtttttgaaaatgcaaatgtgtCCCCCGGAGATTGATATATTAGGGAACAATTGGAGCATAATACaaattttgcatttgcttttgtgtGATTTTGTCCATGAGAAATACTAAACAGGTGCAGAAAACTTCACCCagctaaaacacacacacatggacactTCAGATACATATTTACCAGCTACCTGTTCACCCATGTTCTATGAACAACACCCACACACATGCGCAGTTgcaattttctgttctgttttggaTACCCCCCTTCCACCACCTGACAGTAACACATGTGGCAACCTTCTTATGCCCACTTCCACAGCAAACTTCAGGTCTTTTTCATGGTAAAGTGCTTTATTTATtataggatatatatatttttaaatcatatagtGTGTAAAACTGCGCACCCTTTTTATTAAGTTcctcctttttataaaatgactcaCTGATGAAATTTTTTGAGTGCTGTTTCCAAACTTCAGTTTTAACATAAGCCCTGTGGCTTTTATTGCACAACTTTGTATAGTCCCATGATTTTTAGGAGCACATATATTATGTTATAGCAGAACTGACTGTAGGTGCAGAAAAAAACCTTAGCAATGAATACCgctagcacccagatcttggatTTGAAACACCATtatccaataaaaggaaccagaatCCTTGGAGGAAAGGCTGATCCCAGATCTGAGAACAGGAAAGAATGAAATGGGTCTTGAATATCTTATGCCAGAATGTAAGTTAATACTCAAAACATGatggagatattttttaaagccacagaTCAGCTTAAAGATGCTGCCACTGGTAAAATCTGAGACAACttgagcatcaaaataatgatagtaacagATTGTAACTCAATGTTCTATGAACCCTCACTGATGCAGACGATTAAAGGCAAGAATGCACATCTTTGACCTAACCAGGTGTTGCTGAATTGCTCTCAGAACTGGTTATAGCAATTTATACTCCCAACAGAGTATGAGAATTACAATCACGCAATGTCCTCACCAGTATTTGGTATCAGCAGATGACTTGAACATTTTGATAATCAGGTGGGTATAAACTATATCTCattatggctttaatttgcaCTTTTCTGATTAAgagtgaagttgagcatcttttcatattttgagtTTTGTCTTCTGTGACTCCTCAATTCATGtccttcatttgctttttttctaataagttgctttcctttttaaaaattaattttctctttagccTGGGGCttgttttaatctttattttcagCATCTTTGTATGTAaagatgttttcttctctttcatgtattttatatttaatccatctttttctttattgtatggacttttatattttaagaaatgaattaCTACTTGGAGGTCATAAAGATCTGGATCTTCTTAATGTATaaagtttgcttttcatttttaaatctaaaatcatCTGGAACTTACACTGATATCTGATGTGCAGAATGACCCTGCTATTATTTTTACCCATATGGATAATCTGTTATTTCCACACCACTAGTGAATAGTCAATAATTTCTTCTGATTTGTAACATTGCTGCATACACAAAATTCCAAAATCTATGTGAATCTACTTCTAGGCCCTCTATTCCTCTCCAGTAGTCTCTCTGCGTCTCTCAGCAACAAAATGTCACACTGTTTTAAAGATCATAGCCTTTCAATAGGTCCCAACATCTGACAGGGCAaactttcctcatttttcttaaaaaatgtctttGACATTCTTGGCCTTCTGTTTTGGCCAATGTATTTTAGAGACAGctgtcaagttaaaaaaaaaagaaagaaagaaaagttttttaaatctcttagTGTTTTTAATAGAATTGCGAGGAATTTACTAATTACTTTGGTAAAGACTGACATCTTTTAGACATTGAGACTTCCCATTCATGAACCTAGTGtatttccccatttatttattcttttatgtccCTCAGtacaatttaataattttctctgtaAAGATTTTGCATTGTCATTAGATTTACATGTTGTTataattttgttgctattttgaatgaATTCTcctttaaattacattttctatttgatatttaagaaatctctttattgctaaatattaatttttaaggcttcttttttcttctaagactTCTTATTACCTCTAATAATGTGAATTTCCCAAATGGAGACATAATATGCAACATTTCTTAGGCTTATTTGACTATAATactcattttaataagattcTATATAcctaattcatctttttttttaagactgattaaagataatgtacataaaatgtatatgcttatagtaaaagacaaataaatttaGGGTTCGGAATCTTCTGGGAGGCTATTACTGATTTGCAGCAGAGGAAAAGCTGGATCTCTTCAGCTTAGATCATCTACTACTAATGAAAAGAATCGTACTTTCAGGCAGCCACATTGAAAAAATGCAAtgttttactaaatatttcaGCCAGTTTCAATTCCACTTTTGAAATAGAAGTGAATTTATctaaaactgaaatatatatcAAGTTATGTGCACCCATGAGGAAGTAACAAACAGGAAACAAGATTTGCCACAGAAACCGGCCACAACAACAATAAGGAAGTGACCACAGCCAGGTGTCAAGCCCCCAGCAGGAGTATTTAagggccctgggcagaggcagagatCAGTCCTCCCTCAGCTCTCCTcagttctccctcctcccttcgcCTGAGTCCTCTCTACTGACACCATGGGTTGCTGTGGCTGTGGAAGTTGTGGTGGCAGCGGTGGTGGctgtggtggtggctgtggtggctgTGGTGGTGGCTGCGGTGGCGGCTgtggcagctgcagcagctgcaggtgcTCCCGGGTGGgctgctgctccagctgctgcccctgctgccgCGGCTGCTGTGGGGGGTGCTGCAGCGCGCCCGTGatctgctgctgccgccgctccTGCAGCTCGTGTGGCTGCGGCGGGGGCTGCGGGAAGGGCTGTTGCCAGCAGAAGTGCTGCTGCCGGCAGAGCTGCAGCTGCAAGAGGCAGTGCTGCTGCTAGGCGGGCCGGCCCGGCTCTGGTAGAGTTTGCTGGTATCTCTCTCGCCTGTTGCAAGCCTTCCCCCATCCCTCCCACCTCTCTTTCCAGCAGCTGGAAGTCACTCCTGTGCACTTAAGGGCTGTAGATTTGACGCCCTCCTCTTTGTCACATCATAAatctataatttcaaaatattgagtgATACTGATGTGAACAGCAAGAACTACGGAACGAAGAGACAGCCCAGCTGCTGGAAACAAGTCACACGTTGAACCAATGGCAAATGGAACCATAGGTACtgacttttatgtttttctgaaattctttcacACTAACTCCAGTGCCTGTACTTCTTGTCACTGTGCCGGGTATTACATGCCATTTCCACTCTATTATATCCAGCAGCTCTGT
Coding sequences within:
- the LOC123643807 gene encoding small cysteine and glycine repeat-containing protein 6-like — translated: MGCCGCGSCGGSGGGCGGGCGGCGGGCGGGCGSCSSCRCSRVGCCSSCCPCCRGCCGGCCSAPVICCCRRSCSSCGCGGGCGKGCCQQKCCCRQSCSCKRQCCC